The window TTTACTTGTGTCCGTCGCGCGAGAGGTCGAAACCACTTTATTGCACGGTCGATGTCCAACAAGGGACTTCGAATCCACCTGTTTCTGGAGGAGTCGCCGATTACGCGACGAATGTAGGCACGCCGGTTGGGCAGGGTGACTATTACATCGGCATGGGTTCGCCAACTCCGGTGACTGAGCCCAATCAAGCGAATGGCCCATTCTGGTACAAGGGACCGCCGATGTTGCGTTTCGCGAGTGTGAGCGACGGTTTGAGCAATGTGGTATTCATTGGCGAGAAGCACGTTAAGCGTCCCGCGACGAACACTGAAGGCTCGGTTTGGAATGGAGACCACGGCGGGTCGTTCAAGCAGTTGGGGACAGGCGCCCCGATCGCTCGTGACCTCAACGCTTCCAGCGGACAATTCGGAAGCTGGCATCCCAGCGTCTGCCAATTCGTCTTCGGCGACGGCTCGGTGAAAGCCCTGCAAGTTTCGACCGATCTCACCACGCTCGACCGCATCGCCAATCGTCACGATGGCGAACCCGTGACATTGCCTTAGATCGGCGAGTGCCCCCATTGTCGTCTTTCGCTCCGCGAAAGACCAACCAAGGTGAACGACCAAATAACGTTGAGCTGGCAAGCGTTAGCAAGTCGGGCTCATTTCGGCCTCCAAGATACAACAGTTGTTCCACCGCAATTTGTCTTTCGCGGAGCGAAAGACGACAATGAGGCCCGACGCCGATTTACCCAAGCGAAACTTCAAACATGCTCGGTGAGTGCTTTGATCCGCAAGCGGGTTTGCTAATACATCAGCATCTACGGCCTCATTGGTCACAAGCTGGCGCGGTTGTCTTCATTACCTTTCGGACTGCCGATTCCATTCCTGCAGAGGTGGTGTTGCGGTGGGAGGCAGAAAAGCAGGATTGGCTCGCGAGGCGAGGTTTTGCGACCGGCGCGAAGTCCTCCGTTATCGTGTCCAAACTTAACTCAAAAGATCAGGCCGATTTTCAGCGAACCTTTAATCGTTGCCGTGAAGAGTATTTAGATACTTGCCAGGGAGCATGCGTTCTCAAACGCCCAGAGTTAGCACGGGCGGTTTCCGACTCGTTGCTGCATTTTGACGGACAAAGATACAAGATGGGCGACTTTGTCATCATGCCCAACCATGTGCATTTGCTGGCCGTTTTTCCGACCGAACAAGCGATGTTCGATCAATGCGATTCCTGGATGCACTTTACTGCGGTGCAAATCAACCGCGCACTTGGTTCTCAGGGCAAATTCTGGCAGAGCGAGCCTTTCGATCACTTAGTTCGCACCGCGGAGCAATACGAGTACTTGCGGCAATATATTGCCGATAATCCGTTGAAAGCGCAACTTTTGCCAGGTGAGTACATTTATCGCCGATATCCTGGCTGACAACCTAGCGCCACTGTAAGGGTCGACTTCGATTGGCCTTTCGCGGGAGCGAAAGGCGACAATGGGTTCACGCCAACGGGCAATGCGCTAGCGCTTCATACGTCGGGCCGCTGCGGCCGAGGAAGCTGGCGAAGATCACGGCTTCGTCGACGACGGATAGATCTGCGTCGTAGCTCATGTGCTCGGCGAGTTTCGCGGCGAGCTCGGCCATTCCTTCATCGCTGCCGCCTTTCACGCGGCCGATGGTCAGGTGCGGGGTGAAGCCGCGGGCTTCCTTGGCAAAGCCCATTTCCTTTTTCAGAGCGTTGTCGATCGCGGCTTGCAGCTCGCGCAGCTCTTCGTTCCCCTGCTCGATGCCCAGCCACAGTGTGCGGGCGTCGGCAGAACTGGGAAAACCACCGAGGCCGCGGCAAATGATTTCGAACGGCTCGACGCTGGCCGCGGCTTCGCTCACGACGCGGCAGATTTCGGGGATATCGGCGTCGGTTACGTTGCCGAGAAACTTCAGCGTGAGATGCATCTGCTGCGGATCGACCCAGTTCACATCGACGCCGGGAGTCTTCAGTTTTTCGATGAGCGCCCGAGCCCGCTTGGTAACACTGCTGGCAATTTCGACGGCGATAAAGGAACGGATACGTTGCATGAGGAGGGGCTGGGATCTGGGGGATGATTTTCTCTGTGAGCCTTCATGTTCGCACTGCCCCGTCGATTTGGACAGTGCCCTGCTCCTGCCTTTCCCCAGCTCCCAGTTCCTAGCCCCCAGCCCCCATCCTCGCAATCGCATCTCGATTCAATTTAATCCCCAGCCCCGGGCCGCTCGGCACTTGCAACATTCCTTCGGCGTCGAGCTTGAACGGCTCTTCGAGAATGTCTTCGATATAGGGCACGCCCGTTTGATATTCGACCCAGCGAGCCACGGGCATCGCTGCCGAAAGAGCAAGGTCGGCCGCCACACCGACGGCAGTGTTCCAACCGTGCGGCACGAGGAGCACGCCCTGATCGTAGGCCAGCCAGGCGAGTTTGCGACCTTCGCTCAAGCCGCCACACTTCGTCAGGTCGGGCTGAATGATGTCGACGGCCCGCTTCAAAAGAAACGGCTGAAAGGCCTGCCGCCGCGTGAGGACTTCGCCGGTCGAGATCAGTACCGGCGAAGTGGCTTGCAACTGCGCAAAGCCCTCGACGTCGTCCGGCTTGAGTGCTTCCTCAAACCAAGTGATGTTGTAATCGCCGAGCATCTTCGCCGTTTCGCGAGCCCAATTCACACTGTGCGGCCAGAATTGTTCGCTGCCGCCGGCATCGACCATCAGCTCGACGTCTTCGCCGACCGTCTCGCGCGCGGTGCGAATCAGCAACTCATCAAGCTGACGACTGACGCGCCCGAACGGCCGCCAACCCATTTTGATCGCGCGAAAGCCGCGCTCCTTTTGCACGAGCAGCGCGTCGCGCAGCGGCTCAGGTTGATCGAACAAGATCGAAGCGTACGGCTTGATGCGGTCGCGATAATTGCCGCCGAGCAATTTGGAAACGGGTTGCTGCAGTGCCTGTCCCCATAAATCCCATAGCGCGATATCAATGCCGCTGATCGCATGTTCGACGCTGCCGCCGCGGCCGAGCCAGAACATGCTCTGCCGCAACTTCTCACTCACCCGATCCGGCTGATCGGCAGGCTCGCCAATCAAATGGGGCCGGAGCAACTCGAGCGCACCTTCGACGAGTGCCCGCGTCGTGTAGCAACTGCCGAGCCCGGTGATCCCTTCATCGCTGATCACTTCGACCAGCGTGTTGTATTGCACGTTCGGATCGGTGCCGCCGGGCCAACCGTGATCGTGCGTAGCGCCACCGAGCGGAATGGTTTTGACTGCGGCGATTTTCATGAGGCTTCCTGTCGGCAAGGACGTCGTTCAGCAGATGGCTGAATTTACCGCGCAGCGATGTCGCCATCAGCAGTAATATCGACATACGACAATTCGCCGACGCAGCCGAAGAGCGTTGGGCCCGCGCGATAGCGCCAATCGCGATGATGATGGCCGAATAGCCACAGGCGCGGCTGATGAATGGCGAGAAGCTGTTCGAGAAATGTGTTCGTACGTGAAGGAGCGAAGACTTCGCCGCGACGAAGTGGCTGCGGCGTTTGCTCCCACACGGCTTGTGCGATTTCGGTCGGCGCGTCGTGAGTCAGCATGATCGTTGGGCGAGCTGCGGTGTAAACTGCTGCCGCACTCTGCATTTGTTCGATAGACAATTCTTCCTCCGCGAACCACAGCGTGCGGCCTAATTCGCGGCCTACGCGGAGAAGCTTTTCGCGATCGGTTGAAGCTGCGCCGCGAATGAAGAAGAATTCCACTCCGCCCAGCGCAACCGGCCCGAAATCCCCCAGCGAGTGCGGCGGCAAGCAATGGTAGTGATCGTGATTGCCGGGAAAGAATCGATGCCGCGTTGAATCAACTCCGGCGATAAGTTGCTCGTAAGCAATCCCATCTCCCATGTCGCCGATCTGCACCGAGTGCTCCACCTCGGCGATCAGTTCGAGATACGGTTGCGCGCCGTGCTTCAGCAAATCGTCTGTGCCGATCTGTGCGTGAACGTCACCGATGATACGGAGCATTTTCAATGCAGTTTCTCGCTGCTAATGCCCCACGCTTGTTTCGCCTGCGCCAAAATCCTTGCCATGCCGGGCCAACAAGACCAGCACCAGCAAGCCGAGCACCATCAAGCCGAGGGCCACTTCGTAGGGTGCGACGGACGAGACACCCTTGAAGAGCGGAATGGCGAACAGCGGACCGGCGATGCGAGCCAGCGCGCTCACGCCCTGGCTGACACCCATGATGCCGCCCTGCCGCGCGGGATCGCTCCGCCGGCTGATGAGCGCGCTGAGCGACGGCGTGGTGAAGGCAAACCCGCCGACGGAAACTGCGGTGGCCACCAGCAGCAGATTCCAGCTGTGCGATTGCGTGGCAAAGATGATTAGCAGAAAACCAGTCGCGGTGAGCGTGAAGCCGATGGCTGCCATCGTCACTTCGTTGAGCCGCGTCGACAGGCGGCGGACAATGCCGCCTTGAACCAGGCTGAGCGTAATGCCGATGAAGGCAAAGAACAGCGGCACCTGGCCGAACTGCAGGTTGAACCCTTGCTTCTCATCTTTGAGCAACAGCGCCGCTGTGGTCTCGAAGCCGCCGAAGGCAGTCACGCTGAGAAACGAAGTGAGCAGCAACGCCCCAATGGTTGGCGTGGAAACGGAGTCCTTGAGCGCGCGGACATCGAACATGCCCATGTGCGTGTGAGAAGTTCCCGGCTTCAAACTTTCGGGCAACAGAAATACGGCGAGCATCAGCGCGACGAGCGACAAACCAGCAGCGACGAATCCGGGCAAGGGGCTCGTGGCAACGTGGTCATATTCGCGGAGCTTGGCTTTCTCTTTTTCGGCGGGCGTCTTCGTTTCATCCGCAAGCGTTGTCGCATTCGCTACGGCGGCAACTTCCGGCGCCTTGTCGGGATTTGGAATTGGCGTGGTCTTCGCCGAAAGAAGCGCAGCCCAAGCGAGCAACGGCCCGAACGTAAAGCCGAGCCCGAACGAGACGCCGATCAGCGCCATGCCCTTGGCCCGCTTTTCCTTGGTCGTTACATCGGCGATGTACGCTGCCGCCGTCGAGATGGTCGCGCCGGCAATGCCCGCGCCGAGTCGGCTAAGGAACAGCAGTTCCCAACTCTCTTGAATCGCGGCGATGCCGAACAGTCCGTAACAAACTACCGAGCCAATGAGCCCAACAATGATCACCGGTCGACGCCCGATTCGATCCGAAACCCGCCCCCACAGCGGCGAGAAGACAAACTGCATCATCGAAAAAATGGCCATCAGCAGCCCGAGCTGCCAACCATGCTCGGCCAAGCCGAATTTCTCGGCGTAGAGCGGCAGCAAAGGCAACACCATGCCAAAGCCGAGCAGGTCGATGAAGACCGTCAAAAAGATGACGAGGAGCGAACCCTTGCTGGCAGTGGGCTCGATTTTTTCAACAGGTGAGGACATTTTTGATGGATCGGCGGGAGTGGAAGTGGCAAGGTGATTCTACCTAGCAGGTATCAACTTGTGGGCGGGTACAGGCGATTTAAGCTGGTTGCGTCGTCCGCAGTTTCCAAAGTTGCTCTCCCAGTGACAGCAAATAAGACCGTCCTTGCGAGTGTTCTTCCAGGCATCCCCAAAGTCGTTGGGGTACGCCTTCTAGACCTAACCGCGCGCCAACTAAGCCACCTGTCATTTCGGCCAACGTGTCGACATCGTCGCCCCGACCGATCGCGCGAGAAATGGCTTGCTCGTAATTATTTGGTGAATCGGCAAAACACATGATCGAGGTCATGACGGAACGATGCGCCTCGAGCGAATTTCCGAACGAGCGCAAGGATTGAAATGGCTCGAGTTGCAGAGCCAAATCTATCTGCCACTGAAACTCCTCCGTCAGTGCGACATCACGCAGTTGCTGAAGGAAGAAGGTGCGATCAAATGTCTTGCCAGCACTACGCGTCGCCAGAGCAGCCGCGACGGCAAGTAAGCGGGCGCTATCGATGCCGATCGGATGTTGATGCGTAACTTCAGCGCTGCGCTCGGCCTGCTTCGTGACCTGAGTGAGGTCTGCGGCGAAATAGACACCGATGGGGGCGACTCGCATTGCGGCGCCATTGCCGAGCGAACCTTGACCGCCGAACATTGCCGCAGCAGCAACTCGCCAATCTGCGCCTGCGGCAATTTCGTTGATGAGTGCTCGCGCGCCCTGGCCATAGCCGCGGTCAGGGTGATAGTTGGCCACGAACCGATCGGCCAACACATCACCATCAACGGCTCCACACTTCACAAGTGTTTCGACGATCCCCATCGTCATTTGGGTGTCGTCGGTGTAATAGATCGTCTCGCCAGATTCGTGCTGGACAATACGGTCGGCCGGCCCCATTTCGAAAATCAGCTCCGCAGTCAAGCCTTCCCAGGGAGCGCCTAGAGCGTCGGCAGTCGCGGCGCCTAGCAGGCAACCTTGGAACTGCGAAAGAGAAGCGGTGAACGTCATGGTAGTTTTTGTGACGAGCGAACAGCGGGTTGAGCAATCAACTCAGGAAGCTGCGCTGCGCTTCTTCGTCGGTATTCGCGTTCAGTAGAGATGGAATATCACTCCATTCTACTTCCCATCCCGCAGTCGTTCGCCCAGAAACGGATCCAGCTCCGGCACCGCTTTGATCTTCTCGATCGTCTTTTCAAGCGGATATGGCACGCGACGGAATTCGACCTGCGTGTCGGTTTGAATGACGTACGAGGCGCGCGGGTCTCCGTCGCGCGGTTGGCCGACGCTGCCGACGTTGAACATGGCTTTCGTGCCGGCGAGCGTGTACTTGTTGCCGATTTCGGAAGTGCTCAGAAACTTGCCGTCCTCGGTAAAGACGCCGGGGACGTGCGTGTGACCCTGAAAGCAGAACCGTTCGATCAGGGCAAAGATCCGTTCGAGCTTGCGCGGGTTGTAGATGTCTTCGGGGAAGACGTATTCGCTGAGTGGGTTGCGGGCCGAGCCGTGGACGAACATCAGTCGGCCGTCGCGTTTCACGCGCGGCAGTTCGCTGAGAAACTCCCAGCGCTTGGCCACGAGGTCGCGATCCTCCTCGGCGTTTTCGAGCTGATCGCGGGTCCAAAAGATCGCCCGCTCGGCGCCGCTACTAAAGCCTTCCGGATCGTAGAGCGCCCCTTGGTCGTGATTGCCGAGCACCGACCAGGCGAACGTCATCACCTTGTCGACGCACTGCCGCGGATTGGGCCCGTAGCCCACGATGTCGCCCAGGCAGGCGATTTCGTCGACACCCTGGGTCTGCACATCGGCTAGCACGGCATCGAGCGCTTCGAGGTTGCCGTGAATATCGCTAAGAATCGCCCGCCGCACGCGCTCACTCGCTAGAGGAGATGGAAAATGTTGGCTGTATCTTCATGCCTGCATGCACGTTTGGCAAGCGGAGCCAGCCAGCAGCCAATTCGATCTTGTGAAGTTGCGACACCCCGTGTAGTTAATCGGCATCCGATACTATTCAGGAGAATCTCATGCTGCGCATTTTTACTTTGGCCCTGTTACTTGCCATCCCCACGCTCGCCATGGCCGTCGAGCCCAAATTCAATGCCGATGTCGATGCGAAGATCAAAGCTGGCGGCGAAACAACGGAAATGCGTGCCAAGCTAACCGGCGAAATGGGGAAGCCGCTCAGCATTCAGATTAACGACGAAACCGATACCAAGATCGAAGCCACCTTCACGCCAGTGCCGGCTGCGCCGACGCAATACAAAGCCGAAATACGGATATCGCGCAACGGCAAGGTCGTCTCCCAGCCAATGCTGACGTCGATTTATGGCCGTAGCTGCGAAGTGCAGGTTGGGGCCGGCGAAGATGAGATTCGGCTGGCCCTGACGCTCAGCCCGCGAAAGCGATAATTCTTCTCCGTTGAGTCCCGCGACGTTATACTTCAGGCATGTCAGCCGCCACTATCTTCGATCGCGTTTTCGACCCTTTGCGCTCTGTACTCACCATCGAGTCTGCGCAGCGGATGGCGGCTTGGCGCGCTGATGACGAAATCCAGCGGCAACTTGATGAGTTAGGCGAAAAGGCCAACGAAGGAACCTTGACCGCAGCCGAACGCGAGGATTACGAAGCCTACGTTCGAGCCATCGATTTCATTGGCATCCTGCAGGCCAAGGCCCGCGCCGTGCTCAAGCACCATGGCTCTTAACCATGGAAGAAGCAGTCAGGCAGTTGGTACGACTTCGCGCTGACAATCGGTGCGAATACTGCCACCTTCCGCAAGACGCCTTGCCGTGGGCCAGGTTTCAAATCGAGCACATCCGCGCGAAGCAGCATCGCGGAAACGACGAACCAGAGAATCTGGCAGTCGCTTGCCGAAAGTGCAATTTGCACAAAGGGCCGAATTTATCGTCGATTGATCCAGAAACGGACGAACTGGTTCCGTTGTTCAATCCCCGCCTGGATTCCTGGAGTGAGCACTTCAGGCTCGTCGAAAATCAAATCGTTGGACTGACAGCCATCGGTCGAGCAACTTCAGTGTTGCTGGAAATGAATGACCAGGACCGCATTCAACTGCGAGCCGAATTGACCTCGCAGGGCATGGATTTGTCTTAGCTCGCGGACCAGCAGCATCGTCCACGGACGTCGTTAATCGCGATGCAAAATCAGTGACTACCGCCCCGTCACTAACCGATCACCCAGCATGTTATCCAGCTGCGGAATGTCGTAGATCTTGCCGCGGGTTGTTTGCACGTCATATTGCAGGCGGCGATACGTGATCAGCGTATCGTCCAATATCACGTAGCAGGCTCGCGGGTCGCCGTCGCGCGGTTGGCCGACGCTGCCGACGTTGATCATCGCTTTGTCACTGGCCAGGCGGAATTGATAGCCGCATTCCTCGGGCGTGATGAAGCGATAGTCGGGCGTGAAGACTCCCGGCAAGTGCGTGTGCCCTTGCAGGCAGTATTTTTGGATGCGGTTGAATAGCGCGTCCATCTTCCGCTGGTTGTAGATGTCTTCGGGGAAGACGTATTCGTTCGTGGGTTCGCGGGGCGAACCATGCACAAACAGAAAGTCGCCGTCCGACAAGGTGCGGTGCAGTTCGCCGAGAAAATCCCACCGACGGTTGCGCTGCGCGGGCGTGCCGGGGCCGTCCTCGAGCATCTCGCGCGTCCAATAAATGGCTCGCTGAGCGACCGGATTAAAGCCATCCGGATCAAAGAGCGTGGCCTGGTCGTGATTGCCGAGGATGGTGGCTTCGCAATTTTCGATGATTTCGTCGAGGCATTCGCAGGGATTCGGGCCGTAGCCCACGATGTCGCCCAGGCAAAAGATCTGGGCCACGCCTTGCTCGCGGATATCCGCCAGGACGACACGGAGTGCCTCCAAATTGCCGTGGATATCGCTAATCAGAGCACGCTTCACGCGCGAACCTTTCCCAATCAAGTTATTTCAAGCCAGGACGCATTCGCCCGCGTTACCGCCGTGCTGCCTCACGTGTCAGCAAGTCTAAGGCTCAACAGGCCTTTATTCAATATCGGCAAGGGGTTGCTACAATCAGGGCAGACTGCTCTGTATTCCCATTATCGCTTGCGGCTCGCGGCCAGTTGCCAGTTTTCCTGCCGATTTCCCGGAAAGTGCCTCCGAATGCCTGCGTGGACCGTAGCGATTGAAACCGTGGCAACGGCTGGCTCGGTCGCGCTGGTCGCCCCTGACGGTTCCGTAAACGAACTGGTCCTCCCTGCCGAATCCCGTTCGGCCCGCACCCTGGCCGCGGCCATCCAAAAAATCTGGCAAGACGCCGGCCGTCCGCCGATCGAGCTAGTTGCGGTTGCCCACGGCCCGGGCTCGTTCACCGGCCTGCGAGTTGGTGTGATCACCGCCAAAGCCCTGGCGTATGCCTGGCGGGCGAAGCTCATCGGTGTGAACACGCTCGACGCCATCGCCGCGCAAATCGATTCGCTCCCCGGCCAGCAACTCCACGTCATTCTCGAAGCCCAACGCCAGGAGCTATTCGTCGCCAAATTCCGAGCCTTGGAAAATGGCCACTGGGAAAGAACCGCCGCCGACGAAATCATCGCCGTGCCGCAATGGCTAACCGACCTCCAGACTGCTGAGGAGACCATTGTCGCTGGTCCCGCCCTCAAGAAACTGCGCGAAAAAATCCCGCTGACAGTTTCCGTCGCCGAAGAAGCCACCTGGCAAGCGCGAGCTGCCACGGTTGGTCGTCTCGGCAGAGCTCAAAATGAAGCCGGCGCTGCCGATGAACTCTGGACCCTCCTGCCCCACTATCTCCGCGTGAGTTACGCCGAAGAAAAGAAAAAAAACTAACTGCGCATCCTCGGCTCTCTCCATTAGCCAGCCGCCTCATCCTTGCCCGCCTATGCTAAACTGCATGGGTAACTCCACTCCACCCGGATCAGCCGTCATGCCTGTTCAGATGCAGTTGTCGCGGATCATCATCAGCGAAATCAACGAGCAGCAGTTCATTTACCTGAAAGAGGTCGACGGCGAACGGCAGTTTCCGATTCTCATCGGCCTGTTCGAAGCCCAAGCCATCAACAGTGGCGTGAAGCGAATCCAATCGCCGCGTCCCCGCTCGCACGAACTCCTGGTCAACGCCATCGAAGCCATGGGGGGCGAACTCGACAGCATCGCCATCAGCGAGCTGCGCGACCACATCTACTACGCCCGCATCCGCGTCCGCCGCGAAGGTGAACTGATCGAAATCGACTCCCGCCCCAGCGACGCCATCGCCGTGGCCTTCGCCTGCGACCCAGCCCTGCCGATCTATGTGTCGGAAGAAGTGCTCGAAGAAAGCACCGGCGGCTGAGCCGCGAGTTCCGCTCTGATGCGCCGGAGCACCGTCGACTTAGCAAAGTAGCTGAATTCGCCAGAATTCAGATGGTGACCTCTAATGAGTTGCTGGCATCTGAATTCTGGCGAATTCAGCTACTCAACGAAAAAAGCCCCGCCAAAAATTGGCGGGGCTTTCTTGTTTAATTAGCTCAGCGAAACGACGAACGCGTTAGATCTCATTCGCCGGCAAGCGAGCCAGCATGGGTGGCGGCTCGGGAGCAGGAGATGTGGCGCGGGCCGGCGCTGTGCGAACTGCCGGAGCAAACGCAGTGATGTGCGTCGCGACGCCGGTGTTCACTTCGGCCGCTTTGGCGAAAAACTTTTCGGCGCGCTGGGCTTCGCCGCTGTATCGCATCGTGAAGCCGAGCAGGAAGTAGGCGTTGGGCGAATCGCTTTCGAGCGCGGCGCTGGCCAAGCGTTCGAGGTGCGATTGCTTGGCCATTCCCATCGTGCCGTACAGTTGATCGAGCGAGAAACCGTTGCGAGAAATATCGGGGCTGGCCGCCAGAGCGCGATTGATGGCGTTCACGGCGAGATCATTTTCGCCCATGGCCACCAGCGTGTGTGCATACCGCCAATTGGCTTCGGCCAGATCGGGCGCCATGCTCGCAGCGGCCCGATATTGCTGAGCCGCAGCAGCGTAACGCTGTTCACGGAACATCGTATCGCCTTGCGTCATGTACGCGCGAGCTTTGCTGCGGGCGTCAGGATTCGCATAACGCACGGTGACCGTGTTCGCATTCACCTGCTGATTTTGAATCACGCCGCCGACGATGTTTTGCACCACGCCGCGGAGCCGACCGTTGGCCACGCCCGTGTTGCCGACAATACCACCGTCGAGCACTCGCCCGCCGTTCGCGCCATTGGCCAAACGCTGATTGCGAATCGAATCGGCCAGTTGCGCGATCGCCGTACCGGCAGTCAGTTGCGTGCTCAAGCCGCCGTTTTGCACGCCCGAGTAGTAGTTGAACAGCGGGTTCGGCGCGTACTGCGTGTCGTAGTAAATCGGCGAGCTGTAGGTTTGATAAACGGGGGCGCAGCCGTTGTAGTAATTCGAATAGCCGTAGCTCGGATAGTAGCCGTAGTTAATCGTGGGATAGAACGAATTGTAGCCGTAGCCACCATACCCGCCGTAATAGCCACCGAAACCAGGATAGCCAAAGCCCCGGTAACCGTACCCGCGATAGCCAATGCCGCGGTAGCCGTAACCGTAGTACGGGCGATAGATCGGCCGGTAAACGTAACCGCGGCCAAAGCCCCAGTTGCGATGCACGCCGTAGCCGCCACCCCAGCCGCCATAATAACGATGGCCGCCCCAACCCCAGCCGCCGCCACCCCAGTGATGGTGATAGGCCTCGGCCGCGGGTGGCGCTGCCGAGTAAACGGCGGTAATGCCGAGAAGCAGAGCGAGAAGCAGAACGAACCGACGCATGGCATGGGCCTCCCTGAATTCGCGATGGAGGTTCGGGTAGTCCCAAGGAACTACCTCCACGTAAATTGGAACCTCCATCCCGGATTATCTGCCTGTTCCACCCTTCCGGCAAGCGCAGCGAGAGATGTCCAGGGATTTTCTAGAATTTGTAATGCAGGCTGGCAAACGGGGGATCAAGATGAACTTTGCGGCCTCCTTGCGCCACCAAGGGACAGATTTGGATTGCCGACGTTGCCGACAATGTCGATAATTCCTCGGACAGTTGGATTGAGTTCCTCCGGAAAGACTGCCATGCCAGATGGCCAGATGCATTCCGCTGCTGATTCGTTCACGCGCCGCCAGGCCTTGCTCGCCCTGGCCGGAGCGGCGGGATCGACGTTGCTACCCGCCCAGCGAGCTCAGGCCGCCAAACGCGATCCCAAATGGGAAGCTGCCATCGATCGCGGGCTGAAGTGGGTCGCCAAAAATCAATCGAC is drawn from Anatilimnocola floriformis and contains these coding sequences:
- the tsaB gene encoding tRNA (adenosine(37)-N6)-threonylcarbamoyltransferase complex dimerization subunit type 1 TsaB codes for the protein MPAWTVAIETVATAGSVALVAPDGSVNELVLPAESRSARTLAAAIQKIWQDAGRPPIELVAVAHGPGSFTGLRVGVITAKALAYAWRAKLIGVNTLDAIAAQIDSLPGQQLHVILEAQRQELFVAKFRALENGHWERTAADEIIAVPQWLTDLQTAEETIVAGPALKKLREKIPLTVSVAEEATWQARAATVGRLGRAQNEAGAADELWTLLPHYLRVSYAEEKKKN
- a CDS encoding bifunctional nuclease family protein, which gives rise to MPVQMQLSRIIISEINEQQFIYLKEVDGERQFPILIGLFEAQAINSGVKRIQSPRPRSHELLVNAIEAMGGELDSIAISELRDHIYYARIRVRREGELIEIDSRPSDAIAVAFACDPALPIYVSEEVLEESTGG
- a CDS encoding tetratricopeptide repeat protein, producing MRRFVLLLALLLGITAVYSAAPPAAEAYHHHWGGGGWGWGGHRYYGGWGGGYGVHRNWGFGRGYVYRPIYRPYYGYGYRGIGYRGYGYRGFGYPGFGGYYGGYGGYGYNSFYPTINYGYYPSYGYSNYYNGCAPVYQTYSSPIYYDTQYAPNPLFNYYSGVQNGGLSTQLTAGTAIAQLADSIRNQRLANGANGGRVLDGGIVGNTGVANGRLRGVVQNIVGGVIQNQQVNANTVTVRYANPDARSKARAYMTQGDTMFREQRYAAAAQQYRAAASMAPDLAEANWRYAHTLVAMGENDLAVNAINRALAASPDISRNGFSLDQLYGTMGMAKQSHLERLASAALESDSPNAYFLLGFTMRYSGEAQRAEKFFAKAAEVNTGVATHITAFAPAVRTAPARATSPAPEPPPMLARLPANEI